The nucleotide sequence GTTGCCCCACTGGCTGTCCTTGGTAAGTGGTTCGGATTGGGCTTCCAGGTGGTTCTTGAGGGTGTGCGGGATGGTTACGGCCAGGTCCTTGTTGGCTTTCTGGTAGAGCTTGTGGGCCACCAGGTTGCCGCCCCACTGCCAGTTGCCGCCGTCGGTGCTGCCGCTCAGGCGGTTGGTCCACCCAAATAGATACCGGTCGTAGTTGTCGGCGGCGGTTTTGGCGGCGTAGATGCCGTTGCCCTCGAACCGGTCGGGGCCGGTGGGCAAGCTCCAGGGGCCGGTGGCGCTGGGGCCTTTGCGGTAATACACGTGCTTGGTATCGATGTCGGAAAACAGCAAATAGTACGTGTCGCCTAGCTTGAAAACCTCGGGCGTTTCCAGCATGAAATAGTTGGTGGCCCCGCCGTCGTAGAGGATGCCGGCGTAAGTCCAGCTTTTCAGATTGGGCGAGGTGTAGCGGGCAATGATGCCGCGCCAGGTGCCGTTCACGTTCTTGCGCGCCGAAACCAGCATATGGTAGCGGTTGCTGGCATCATCCCGAAACACAAACGGGTCCCGGAAGTTGTCCTGCTCATCGAAGCCCTGCCCGGTGGGCGCGTAAATGGTGGCAAAGCTGGGGTCCTTCACAAATTTCTGCCCTAGTCCGCGCGAAGTAGCCAGCATCACGCCCTCCTTGCGGCTCACACACGCCGACGGGTAGTTGGGATTGTGGCCGGTGTAGAACGCATAATACGTGCTGCCTTTCTTGGTGATGCTGCCCGTGCCCAGGGCATAATCCTGCTCGCAGCCCTGGGTGCTACAGCTCAGCGCCTCGCCCACCGGCAGCCCGGCATAACTCACGAAGTTGCTGGTGCTGAGGCCCCACCACCGGTGCCGCTGGTGCGTGGCGTCGTTCCAGATGTCTTTGAGGTAATACACCTTGAAGGCATTGGCCGCCGAATCGAAATAGGGCATCACGTCGCCGATGGGGGCTAGTTGGTCGCCAAGCGGGTAAAGCTGGTAGTCCGACGATTCGGGCCGCGGGCCGCAGACGAGGGCGCTGCTGGTGGGCGCCGCCGTGGGCGCAGTGGCAGGAACGGCCGTTTCCTTGGCGCAGCTACCTAACAGTAGCGACACGCCGAGGAGCCCGGCCTTTCCCAGCGGGGAAAAGCAGGTGTTCATTGTGGTGGAATTGGAAGGTTGGAAAGAAAAAGCCCAGACCGTAGGGTCTGGGCTTCCGTGGAAAGGCTATTTCACTTCCTGGCTCAACTTGGTGTATGTCAGGGCATCTATGGTAAGGCCGCTGCTCGATTTCAGCTTGAGCGTGGTGTAGGACTGCGTGGGGAAGAACAGTTCGGTCATGGTGGTGAGGCCGCCGTCGGCAAATACCTCTACCGAGGTGGCATCGAAGAGCAGCGTGAGGTCGGCGGCGGGGCCGGTGGCTAGGCGCGGCGCTGGGTGGCGGCCAGCGAACTTGTCGCTGAAGGTCATTTGGCCGGCTTTGCTCCGGTCTACGTAGTATTGATTGGCTTGCTTATCGTAGCCGATAACCAGTTCCTCACCTTTGGCATTGCCGAGCACCAGCGCGAAATCCTGGAGTTGCTTGGTGCTCATCTTCAACTGAAACTGCGGCGCTAGATTCGGAATCTTGTCGGCTAGGCTCAGTTCCGACTTCACCGTCAGGTTGCTCAGGGTTTGGCTGGGCTGCACCAGCTTGGCCATTTCCTTGACCGGCGTGGAGGTTAGGTAGATTTCCGGGCCGACTTGCTTGAGGGCTAGGTCGCGCGGTACGGTCATGGCGTTGCGCCAGGGCGAGGTGGGCACTTGGTTAGCATACTCCCAGTTGCTCATCCAGCCGAGGAAGATTTTGCGGGCGCCCGTGTTGCCCCAGGTTATGCCGGCGTAGTCGTCTTTGCCCCAATCCACCCACTTCTGGGTGGTTGTTGTGGGCGTGAAGGTCTTACCATCAAATTGACCTACAAAGTATTGCGTGGCCGAGCCGCCGTTTGGGCCGCCGGGGTTGATGCTTACTAGCAGCACCCAATAGGTTTTGCCATTCAGCGTTAGCGGAAACAAATCGGGGCACTCCCACACGCCGCCGTGGGCGCCCAGCTTCTCGCCAAACTCGCTCAGCTTGGTCCAGTCCTTCAGGTTAGCCGATGAGTAAAACGTAATCCGGTCTTTGGTGGCGAGGGTCATCACCCACTTCTTGGCCACCTCGTTCCAACTCACTTTTGGGTCGCGGAAGTCTTGGATGCCAGGGTTGGGCAGCACCGGGTTGCCGTCGTACTTCTTCCAGGTTTTGCCTTCGTCGAGGCTGTAGGCTAGGCTTTGGTACTGGTGCTTATTGGTTTTCTTCTTTTCCTCGGGGTCGTTGTGGTGGGTGAAGATGGCCACCATGGCGTTCTTGCCGAAGCCGGCAGTGTTGTCTTCGTCAATGACGGCGCTGCCCGAGAAAATCCAGCCTAGCTTATCGGGGTACAGGGCAATGGGCTGCTCCTGCCAACTCACTAGGTCCTTGCTGGTGGCGTGGCCCCAGTGCATCGGGCCCCATTCCATGCCATCGGGGTAGTGCTGGAAGAACAGGTGGTAGGTGCCGTTGTAGTACACCATGCCGTTGGGGTCGTTCATCCACATCTTGGCCGGGCTAAAATGGTAGGCCGGGCGGTACTGCGGCGTGGCGGGCGGAATGGGCTTGGCAGGAGTTTGCGCCTGGCTGATGGTAGTCAGGCCGCACAGGGAAAGCGCCAGGAGGAACGTGTTTTTCATGGGGTGGGAGAGAGGGAAGTTCGGGAAGAGAATAATGCCAAGGCCGTCATGCAGAGGCATAGCCGAAGCATCTCGCGTGCTGACGTTGAATTAATAAGCAGATGTTGGCACGCGAGATTCCTCGCTGCGCTCGGAATGACGGCCTTTTAGATATCGTAAAGCAAGCTGTGATAAAGAACCTACACCGCCTGGGTAGCCAGCAGTTCTTGCACGTCGGTTTCAGTGAAGGCGGGGGTAGCGCCTTGGTGCGTGGCAACCAGCGCGCCGGTGGCGCAGGCGAAACGCAGCATTTCGCTGGGTTCCTGGCCGGCCAGCCAGCCTTTGAGCAGCGCCGCCAGAAACGAGTCGCCGCTGCCGATGGTGTCTTTCACTTCCACCCACACGCCGGAGGCGCGGTAGAGCTGGTCGTTGGTCCAGAGTAAAGCACCGTCGGCGCCGCAGGTTACGCACACGGCTTGCAGATCGAAGCGGGTGGCGAGCCAGCGCATGGCGGTGGGCCGGTCGGTTTCCTCGCCAAACCAGGCCATGATTTCAGCTAGCTCGTGGTGATTCATCTTCACCAGGTTGGCTTTTTCGAGCAAGTATTTCACCACTTCCTTGTGGTAGTGTGGCGGGCGCATGTTCACGTCGAACACCTTAAACTTGGCGTGTTCTAGCAGGCGGTACAGCGTTTCGCGGGTGCCGGCCTGGCGGGCGGCAAGGCTACCGAATACAAACACCTCAGCCTGTTCCACCAGCTTTTCTAGCTCGGCATCATATTGGATGTAGTCCCAGGCCACGGGCTGTACAATCTTGTACGTCACCTCGTTGGCGTCGTCTACGTTGGCTTTCACCACGCCGGTGAGGTGGGTTTTGCCGAGCTGCACGTAGTCGGTGCGCAGGCCTTTCGACGCTACAAAATCAAGGAGTTCCGAACCCAGGTCGTCGTCGCCGACGCGGCTGATGAGGTCCACGGACTGGCCGAGCTGGTGCAGGTGCACGGCTACATTGAAGGGCGCGCCGCCGGGCTGCTTGCCAGTTGGCAGCACGTCCCACAGGATTTCGCCGAAGCAGGCTATCTTATTAGACATGAGATGCTAGGATTTAGAGCTTAGAAGTCAAATAGGAACGTCATGCAGAGGCGTAGCCGAAGCACCTCGCTCGAATCGTTGTATTTAGTCTGGCAACGTCAGCAGGCGAGATGCTTCGGCTACGCCTCTGCATGACCTTCTGTTAATGGATAACGAGCGTTTTTTCCAACTGTTCGAGGCTGGTGCCTTTGGTTTCGGGCATCATGCGCCACACGAACAGCAGTTGCAGCACCATCATGCCGCAGAAGAAGGCGAAGGTGTGGCCGCCGCCTAGCTTTTCGGCCAGCGGCGGGAAGGCGAAGGCAATAATGGCGGCCATCACCCAGTGCGTGCTGGAACCCAGCGCCTGCCCTTTGGCCCGCACCGTGTTGGGGAAGATTTCCGAGATGAACACCCAGATAACTGCACCTTGCGAGAAGGCGAAAAACGCAATGTATACGAACAACAGCACCGGCACCAGCATGCCATTCAAGGCGCTGAAGCTCTGCGTGTAAAACGCCCACGATACTAGCCCTAACGTGGCAATCAGCCCAAACGAGCCAATCAGCATCAGCTTGCGGCGCCCGAACTGGTCGATGACTTGGCGGGCCAGCAGCGTGAAGGCAAAGTTCACCAGCCCAATTCCCGCCGACGAGAGCAGCGCAGCACCCTGACCCAAGCCCGTCATTTCGAAAATACGTGGGGCGAAGTAGATGATGGCGTTGATGCCCGACACCTGGTTGAACACGGCAAACAGCACGGCCAGTATGACAGGGGTGCGGTACTGCGGCGAAAACAAGGAGCGGCCACCCACCATAGCGTCGTCAGAAGCGTTGGAAGTCAGTACGTTGGCTACTTCTTGGTCGGCGGTGGCGGGGTTGATAAGTTGGAACACGTGGCGGCCTTCTTCTACGCGGCCCCGGCCCAGCAGCCAGCGAGGACTTTCAGGAACGCGGAACAGCAGCAGGAAAAACGCGGCGGCCGGTACTACCTGCACGCCCAGCATCCAGCGCCAGTCGTTTTCGCCCACGCCGGTCAGCAGGTAATTGGAGAGGTAGGCGGCCAGGATGCCGAACACGATGTTGAACTGGAACATAGCCACCATCTGCCCCCGCTTCTCGGCCGGCGAAACCTCGGAAATGTAAAGCGGCGCCGTTACCGACGAAGCACCCACGCCCAGCCCGCCCAGGAACCGGAAGATCATGAAAGCCACCCAACTAGAGGTGACAGCTGCGCCCAGCGCCGACACGAAGTAGAGCACCGCAATCCAAATCAGGGTCTGGCGGCGCCCTAACTTATCGGATGGAATACCGCCAAAGATGGCCCCGAACACGGTGCCAATCAGAGCAATAGCAATAGTGAAGCCGTGCTCCACGGAGGTCAGCCCCCAGAGCTGCTGAATGGCTTTCTCGGCTCCGGAAATAACGGCGGTGTCGAAGCCGAACAAGAAGCCGCCCAGCGCCACTACCAGGGACCAAAAGAATACGTTGTTTTTCATTGGGAATTTGATTCGTTGCCAGGCGCCTCACCCCCAGCCCCTCTCCGAAAAGGAGGGGAACTAGCTCTGGTTGTTTAGAAGCTAGTTCAAGAAGTGGGCAATGAAATAAAATCTAAAATCTAGTTATCCTCTCCTTTCGGAAAGGGGCTAGGGGTGAGGCCACTATGCTAGTTCCAACCGGGGTTCTGCTGGTATAGGCCTTTGCTGAAGTTGATCTGGTTGAGCGGAATGGGCAGGTATTCGTCGCGGCCGGCAGTGAAGCGGGCGGTTTGCAGGTACTGGCGCTTGGTTTTCTCTACGGTGAAGTACGTGTTCAAGGTGTTAGCCGCGATGCCCCAGCGTGTTAGGTCGAAGAAGCGGTAGCCCTCCATGGCAAACTCCAGGCGACGCTCGTAGCGCAGGGCTTCGCGGGCGTAAGCTTGGGTCCAGCCGGTGCTCGGGTACTGTCCGATGCGGTAGTTGGAGGTGTTGCCGCCGGCCGCGTTTTTCAGGCGGGCGATGCTGGCGGCGGCGCGCTGCCGGATCTGGTTGATGATGGGCAGCGCCTCCGCTTGGCGGCCTAGTTCAATCAGGGCTTCGGCCTTCCACAGCAGCACATCGGCGTAGCGGATGATGGTCCAGTTCTTCGAGGTGGTCATGAACGGCGGGGTTTTCTGGAAGCTCGGGTCAGTGGGTAACACATTCTCCTTCATCGACATGTATACGCCGTAGGTGTTCCGGTCGCGCAGCCACGAATTTTCGAACACGAACGTGGGGAGGTACTTGTAGGGGTGGCTCGGAATAGCCACGGTGTGGTCGAGGCGCGGGTCGACGGTGTTGAGCTGGAAGTCAGCGGGGGTGCTGAGGTCCGAGTTGTTGAAGGTGGTGAACAGCGGCAAACCCTGGGCATCGGTCTTGTAGGCATTCACCAGGTTCTGGCTGGGCTGGTGGAACCCGCAGCAGCCGTAGTCGGGGTTCATGGGATAGTTCAGGCTGTTGCCCCGGGCGGTACGGCCCTTAGGCGTGCCGTCGTTGCGCGAAAACTGGATGGCAAACACTGATTCCACGCCATTGTCGCCCACGGTCAGGAAGTTGGTGGCGTAGTCGGGGTGCAAGGAGTACTTGCCCGACGAGGTAATCTGGTTGGTTAGCGTTACTACCTCGTTGAGCTTGGCCTGGTCTACACTGGTCACGGCGTGGTTGTCGCTCTGCACGTAGGCTTGGTAGAGCAGCGTTTTGGCCAGGTAGGCCTGCGCCGCCGACTTATTAGCCCTGCCGATTTCCGGCTGGGTATCCGGCAGGTTGGCTACCGCAAAGCGGAAGTCATCGGCAATCTTGGTCCATAGCTCGTCGTTGCTCAACGCCACGTTCGAGATGGTGCCGTACTGGTCGGTCGGGATGGTTTGGTCGATGTAGGGCACCCGCTTGAACAGCTCTTTCAGCAGAAAGTAGTAGTGCCCGCGCAGGAAGCGCACTTCGCCCTGGCGCACGGCCTTGGTGGGCATGGCGGCGGCATCCACCGCATCAAGGCGGCGCAACGCATCGTTGCAGCGCGACACGCCAATGTAAATCAGGAACCACAGCTCGTCGGTGTTGCCTACGTCCACACGGTTGAAGCTGAAGGTTTCGTAGAAGTGAAACGCGTCCACGTCGGCGGTGCCGTTGCCGCCTTTGTAGGCGTCGCCGGCGCGCACGTTGCCGTAGGGCCACATGCTGGTGTAGGGGGCGCGGTACACGTCGTTGCCGAGTTGGGAGTAGGCCGCAATAACCTGCTTTTCAATGTTGGCTGGGGTGTTCAGCTGCTCGTCGCTCAAGGCGCCAATGGGCTGCACATCCAGGAATTTTTCGTCGTTGCAGCTGGAAGCAAAAGCCAGCAGCGACAAGGCAAGTATGGTAGGCTTAAAGAATTTCATGGGGAGGTGGGATTAAATGGATGACTCTCTGGGTAGGTCGGTCATGCTGAGCTTGTCGAAGCATCTCTACCGCTTCGTTGTAGAGCTATTCAGACGAAGCGGTAGAGATGCTTCGACAAGCTCAGCATGACCGCCTAAAGAGTGCAGCCAAATATTTTAGAAAGAAACATTCAGGCCGGTGGAGAAAATGCGCGGCACCGGGTACTGGTAGTTGGTTACTTCGGGGTCGGCGCCGGTGAACTCCTTGCTCTTCACGGTGAACAGGTTCTGGCCCTGCACATAGATGCGGACGCCCTGCACTTTCACCTTGCTGAACAAACTGTTCGGCAGCGAGTAGCCGAGCTGGAAGTTGCGCAGCTTCAGGTAAGAAGCGTTTTCGATGAAGTAGGTGGAAGCCCGGCCCTCATTATTGGTGTTGATGAGCGTGGCTGCTGGAATGGTGGAGCCGGTGTTGGTCGGCGTCCAAGCATTCAGCAGCCGCTCACCCCAGTTCTCGCCGGAAGCCAACGAGGCGAAGTCGGTGCGGAATTTGGCGTTGTTGAAGGATTGCAGGCCTTGCACGCCCTGGAAGAAAATCTGCACGTCAAAGCCTTTGAAGCCGGCGCCCAGGTTGAGGCCGTAGTTGAAATCGGGCACGCCTTCCGTAATCCAGGTTTGGTCGAAGTTGTCCACGCGGCCGTCGCCGTTCAGGTCTTTGTAGCGCAGGCGGCCGGGCGCAGCCCCGATTTGCGTGGCGTGGCCGGTTACTTCGCCTTCGTTCTGGAAAATACCGCCGGCCACGTAGCCGTACACCGCGTTGATGGAGTGGCCCAGGCGCGTGACGTCCTGGCCGTTGCCGCCGTAGGCGTTTATCACCTCGTCGGGCAAGTAGGTGAGCTTGTTGCGGTACGTAGAAAGGTTGCCCGAGATGTTGTAGGTCAGGCCGTTAGATAGCTCGTTTTGGTAGCCGAGCACAAATTCCCAGCCCTTATTCTGGATGGACGCGCCGTTCACGAACTGGTCGCCGCCTTCGCCCACCACGGCCAGAAACGGCAGGTTCACTAGAATGTCCTTGCTGTTCTTGACGAAGTAATCAACCGAGCCGGAGAGCTTGTTTTGCATCAGCCCGAAGTCCACGCCCACGTTGGTTTGGGTGGTGGTTTCCCACTTCAGAGCCGGGTTGGCGCGCTGGAAGCGGCGGTAGCCCGACGGCAGGTTGATGTCGTTGCCGTAGATGTCGTAGGCAGTACCCCGGTCGTACTCGAAGTTGGGGTCGATGGTGCCCAGCAACGACTGGTACAAGCCCCGCGAAGCGAAGTTGGCAATGTCCTGGTTGCCGGTCTGGCCCCAGCCGGCGCGCAGCTTCAAGTCAGTGAAAATCGGCGTGTTGTCTTTCACAAACGCCTCCTCGCTCAAACGCCAGCCGCCCGATACGGCCGGAAACACCCCAAACTTGTTGTCTTCCCCGAACCGCGACGACCCATCCCGGCGCAGCGTACCCGACAGCAAATACCGGTCGGCGAAGGAGTAGTTGACTTTGGCGAACGTGGACGCCAGCCGGTAGGCCGTGGCCCCGCCGCCGTTGTCTTTGTTGGCCGCGCCCGCATCGAGGTAGGCGTAGTTGAGGTCTTCGCTAGCGAAATTGGTGCGCGAAGCGTACGAGCTTTCGTCGTAGTAGCTGATGCGCTCAGCCCCGGCCAGCACGCCCAGTTGGTGCTTGCCGCCCAGCAGAATATCGTAGTTAATGGTGTTCTGCCACACCCAGTTACCCCAGAACCGGTCGTTGTTGGTGACGCGGTTATTAGCTTCGGACAGGAAGCCGGCCTGGTAGGTTTTGTAGATCTGGCGGAACTTGTAGATGCTGTAGTCGATGCCGAAGCTGCTGCGCACGTGCAGGCCCTTCAGGATTTCAGCGTCGGCGAAGAAGTTGCCGAACGCCCGGCCCGTGTTCGAGCGGTTCTGCTTGTTGTCGGTGAGCAAACGCAGCGGGTTGTCCCGGTCGCTCATGCCCGCCACGGGGCCGCCCCAACCCACGCCATCCTCGGTGCGCACCGGCACAATAGAGGGCAGCTGCGTGGTCCGGTCGCGCACTAAGTTCAAGTCGAACTCGGCCCGCTGCGACTTCACGATGGTTAGGTTTTCCCCGATTTTCAGGCGGCCATTCAGGAAGTTATAGTCGGTGTTGAGGCGCGCCGTGTACCGGTCGAAGCCCGAGTATTTCAGCGTGCCCGAGTTGTCGTAGTAGTTCACCGAGAACAAGGCACTGCCCCGCTCACCGCCGCTGCTCACGCTCAGGTTGTAGCTCTGAATCAGAGCGTTCTGCTGCGTTTCCTTGAACCAGTCGGTATCGGAAGCGCGCTGGGTACGGTTGGCGTCAATGAACTCGGGTACGGTCACGCCATTGAGCACCGGCCGGCCGTTGGCGCCGATGCTGGTTTGGAAGTTGTAGTACGGCAGGCTGGGCGTGGTGCCGTCGTTGATGGCGGCTTGGCCATACACCCGGCCGTAGTCCAGCGTGTTGAGCAGTTTGATGTGCGGGCCCGGCGTCTGGAGCGTGAAGAAGGTCGAGAAATCAACCTTGGTGGCGCCCAGCTTGCCGCGCTTGGTGGTGATGATAATTACGCCGTTGGAAGCGCGCGAGCCGTAGATGCTGGCCGCTGAGGCGTCTTTGAGCACCTGAATGCTCTCGATGTCGTTCTGGTTGATTTGGTTGATGCCTTCCCGCGTCGGAATGCCGTCGATAACGTAGAGCGGGTCGTTGTTGCCGAGCGTGCCAATGCCGCGGATGCGCACCGTGGCCGAACTGCCTGGTGCCCCGTCGGAGTTGATTTGCACGCCGGCCACCCGGCCTTGCAAGTTGCGGGTCACGTCGTTGGAGGCCATGTCCCGGATTTCCTCGGTTTTCACCACCGCCACTGCCCCGGTCAGGTCGGCTTTGCGCTGGGTTTGGTAGCCGGTTACTACCACCTCGTCGAGCGCCGCCGCGTCGGTAACCAACGCAATGGTGAACGTGGTCTGGCCGGTTACGGGTACCTCTTGGGGTTTGTAGCCGATGTAGGAAACGAGCAGGGTCGCGCCTTCGGGAACGGTGAGTTTGAAGTCGCCCTCGGGGCCAGTACTGGTGCCAATGGTAGTGCCTTTCACCACCACCGTAACGCCCGGCAGCGCGCCGCCTTTGTCGTCGGTTACGCGGCCACTGATGGTTACGTCGGCCAGCGCGCCGGCCTCAACAGCGGCGGTAAGTGCGGCAGCTTGGGCGGGGGCGGCAACGGCCAGCGGCAGGGCGGAAAGCAGCGTCAGCCCGACGGCTTGCCGCAGCAATGGTATTGGTTGTTTCATGGGAATTTGAGGGATGTGGAAGACAGTGGAAAGTATGGTTCGGAAAGCAGCCGGCGCCCCTATACAGCACCGCCGCGCCACCCGCCGCCTGCCCCACGTAAGCGGGGAGAGGCAGCAAGCGGCGCGGCGGTGGAAGCAGGAGGGTAGGTAGTTTTCATAGCTGAATCGATACCCAAAGGTCACCGTAAACCCAGCCCTCGTCTTGCTTTAATCACTCAAAGTCTTTCAATAATTACACACTATTTAATTGAAGTGTAATGGACTGTTATAGAGTGTTATAAAAGAAAAAAGCGGCACCCGATTTTGGCGCCGCTTTCGATAATGATACCTGATTTCAACTTTTGATTCACACGCTGGGCGTGGTGTGCAGGGCCCGGAACTCGGAGGGCGACACCTGGTATCGCGCCTTGAAGCTAGTGGAGAAGTAAGACGGCGACGAGAAGCCCAATTGGTAGGCCACTTCGGCAATAGTTTGCTCGTCGTCGAGCAGGAGCTGGCGGGCCTTGGTGAGCCGGATGCCTTGGATGAAATCGGTGACGCCAGTGCCCAGTACGGCCTTTACTTTGCGGTACAGCTGCACCCTGGAAATGCCCAGGCTGCGGGCCACATCTTCCACGCTCAAATCGGAGCGGCCGAGGTTGGCTTCCACAATGGCGGTGAGGTCGGCCAGGAATTTTTGGTCCACCCGCTGGGGCGCCACCGTCACCGTATCCACGCTCAACTCGCGCCGGAAATGCTCGCGCATTTTGTCGCGGTTGGCCAGCAGGGTGCGCAAGCTTTCGAGCAGGAAAGTGGGGTTGAACGGCTTGGTTAAATACAGGTCGGCGCCGGCTTGCACACCTTCCACTTGCTGCTCGGGCGCGTTGCGGGCCGTGAGCAGCACCACCGGAATGTGCGAGGTGCGCCAGTCGCCTTTCAGCTGGGCCACCACGTCGAGTCCACTGATTTCGGGCAGCATCACGTCGCACACAATCAGGTCGGGAATGGATTCGGC is from Hymenobacter tibetensis and encodes:
- a CDS encoding glycoside hydrolase family 32 protein → MNTCFSPLGKAGLLGVSLLLGSCAKETAVPATAPTAAPTSSALVCGPRPESSDYQLYPLGDQLAPIGDVMPYFDSAANAFKVYYLKDIWNDATHQRHRWWGLSTSNFVSYAGLPVGEALSCSTQGCEQDYALGTGSITKKGSTYYAFYTGHNPNYPSACVSRKEGVMLATSRGLGQKFVKDPSFATIYAPTGQGFDEQDNFRDPFVFRDDASNRYHMLVSARKNVNGTWRGIIARYTSPNLKSWTYAGILYDGGATNYFMLETPEVFKLGDTYYLLFSDIDTKHVYYRKGPSATGPWSLPTGPDRFEGNGIYAAKTAADNYDRYLFGWTNRLSGSTDGGNWQWGGNLVAHKLYQKANKDLAVTIPHTLKNHLEAQSEPLTKDSQWGNVTNSNPNTHSYTLSSSANQDVANVLFNPVVPTRYKLHATVSYSSANKDFGFFLGACDGYDDVYSLRFVPGQQRFSLDKTRRSALTTTTIATNDVPFPLSPNTEYNVDIVFENSMVVVYLNNEVALSSRIYRAAGTSWGIFVDNSTATFKNITVTKP
- a CDS encoding glycoside hydrolase family 32 protein; its protein translation is MKNTFLLALSLCGLTTISQAQTPAKPIPPATPQYRPAYHFSPAKMWMNDPNGMVYYNGTYHLFFQHYPDGMEWGPMHWGHATSKDLVSWQEQPIALYPDKLGWIFSGSAVIDEDNTAGFGKNAMVAIFTHHNDPEEKKKTNKHQYQSLAYSLDEGKTWKKYDGNPVLPNPGIQDFRDPKVSWNEVAKKWVMTLATKDRITFYSSANLKDWTKLSEFGEKLGAHGGVWECPDLFPLTLNGKTYWVLLVSINPGGPNGGSATQYFVGQFDGKTFTPTTTTQKWVDWGKDDYAGITWGNTGARKIFLGWMSNWEYANQVPTSPWRNAMTVPRDLALKQVGPEIYLTSTPVKEMAKLVQPSQTLSNLTVKSELSLADKIPNLAPQFQLKMSTKQLQDFALVLGNAKGEELVIGYDKQANQYYVDRSKAGQMTFSDKFAGRHPAPRLATGPAADLTLLFDATSVEVFADGGLTTMTELFFPTQSYTTLKLKSSSGLTIDALTYTKLSQEVK
- a CDS encoding carbohydrate kinase family protein, translating into MSNKIACFGEILWDVLPTGKQPGGAPFNVAVHLHQLGQSVDLISRVGDDDLGSELLDFVASKGLRTDYVQLGKTHLTGVVKANVDDANEVTYKIVQPVAWDYIQYDAELEKLVEQAEVFVFGSLAARQAGTRETLYRLLEHAKFKVFDVNMRPPHYHKEVVKYLLEKANLVKMNHHELAEIMAWFGEETDRPTAMRWLATRFDLQAVCVTCGADGALLWTNDQLYRASGVWVEVKDTIGSGDSFLAALLKGWLAGQEPSEMLRFACATGALVATHQGATPAFTETDVQELLATQAV
- a CDS encoding sugar porter family MFS transporter, giving the protein MKNNVFFWSLVVALGGFLFGFDTAVISGAEKAIQQLWGLTSVEHGFTIAIALIGTVFGAIFGGIPSDKLGRRQTLIWIAVLYFVSALGAAVTSSWVAFMIFRFLGGLGVGASSVTAPLYISEVSPAEKRGQMVAMFQFNIVFGILAAYLSNYLLTGVGENDWRWMLGVQVVPAAAFFLLLFRVPESPRWLLGRGRVEEGRHVFQLINPATADQEVANVLTSNASDDAMVGGRSLFSPQYRTPVILAVLFAVFNQVSGINAIIYFAPRIFEMTGLGQGAALLSSAGIGLVNFAFTLLARQVIDQFGRRKLMLIGSFGLIATLGLVSWAFYTQSFSALNGMLVPVLLFVYIAFFAFSQGAVIWVFISEIFPNTVRAKGQALGSSTHWVMAAIIAFAFPPLAEKLGGGHTFAFFCGMMVLQLLFVWRMMPETKGTSLEQLEKTLVIH
- a CDS encoding RagB/SusD family nutrient uptake outer membrane protein; the protein is MKFFKPTILALSLLAFASSCNDEKFLDVQPIGALSDEQLNTPANIEKQVIAAYSQLGNDVYRAPYTSMWPYGNVRAGDAYKGGNGTADVDAFHFYETFSFNRVDVGNTDELWFLIYIGVSRCNDALRRLDAVDAAAMPTKAVRQGEVRFLRGHYYFLLKELFKRVPYIDQTIPTDQYGTISNVALSNDELWTKIADDFRFAVANLPDTQPEIGRANKSAAQAYLAKTLLYQAYVQSDNHAVTSVDQAKLNEVVTLTNQITSSGKYSLHPDYATNFLTVGDNGVESVFAIQFSRNDGTPKGRTARGNSLNYPMNPDYGCCGFHQPSQNLVNAYKTDAQGLPLFTTFNNSDLSTPADFQLNTVDPRLDHTVAIPSHPYKYLPTFVFENSWLRDRNTYGVYMSMKENVLPTDPSFQKTPPFMTTSKNWTIIRYADVLLWKAEALIELGRQAEALPIINQIRQRAAASIARLKNAAGGNTSNYRIGQYPSTGWTQAYAREALRYERRLEFAMEGYRFFDLTRWGIAANTLNTYFTVEKTKRQYLQTARFTAGRDEYLPIPLNQINFSKGLYQQNPGWN
- a CDS encoding SusC/RagA family TonB-linked outer membrane protein; its protein translation is MKQPIPLLRQAVGLTLLSALPLAVAAPAQAAALTAAVEAGALADVTISGRVTDDKGGALPGVTVVVKGTTIGTSTGPEGDFKLTVPEGATLLVSYIGYKPQEVPVTGQTTFTIALVTDAAALDEVVVTGYQTQRKADLTGAVAVVKTEEIRDMASNDVTRNLQGRVAGVQINSDGAPGSSATVRIRGIGTLGNNDPLYVIDGIPTREGINQINQNDIESIQVLKDASAASIYGSRASNGVIIITTKRGKLGATKVDFSTFFTLQTPGPHIKLLNTLDYGRVYGQAAINDGTTPSLPYYNFQTSIGANGRPVLNGVTVPEFIDANRTQRASDTDWFKETQQNALIQSYNLSVSSGGERGSALFSVNYYDNSGTLKYSGFDRYTARLNTDYNFLNGRLKIGENLTIVKSQRAEFDLNLVRDRTTQLPSIVPVRTEDGVGWGGPVAGMSDRDNPLRLLTDNKQNRSNTGRAFGNFFADAEILKGLHVRSSFGIDYSIYKFRQIYKTYQAGFLSEANNRVTNNDRFWGNWVWQNTINYDILLGGKHQLGVLAGAERISYYDESSYASRTNFASEDLNYAYLDAGAANKDNGGGATAYRLASTFAKVNYSFADRYLLSGTLRRDGSSRFGEDNKFGVFPAVSGGWRLSEEAFVKDNTPIFTDLKLRAGWGQTGNQDIANFASRGLYQSLLGTIDPNFEYDRGTAYDIYGNDINLPSGYRRFQRANPALKWETTTQTNVGVDFGLMQNKLSGSVDYFVKNSKDILVNLPFLAVVGEGGDQFVNGASIQNKGWEFVLGYQNELSNGLTYNISGNLSTYRNKLTYLPDEVINAYGGNGQDVTRLGHSINAVYGYVAGGIFQNEGEVTGHATQIGAAPGRLRYKDLNGDGRVDNFDQTWITEGVPDFNYGLNLGAGFKGFDVQIFFQGVQGLQSFNNAKFRTDFASLASGENWGERLLNAWTPTNTGSTIPAATLINTNNEGRASTYFIENASYLKLRNFQLGYSLPNSLFSKVKVQGVRIYVQGQNLFTVKSKEFTGADPEVTNYQYPVPRIFSTGLNVSF